Proteins found in one Toxotes jaculatrix isolate fToxJac2 chromosome 18, fToxJac2.pri, whole genome shotgun sequence genomic segment:
- the adsl gene encoding adenylosuccinate lyase encodes MEAADEFMKYRSPLVSRYASKEMAYNFSDRKKFTTWRKLWIYLAKAEKALGLPITDAQIGEMESHAEDIDFAMAAEEERKLRHDVMAHVHTFAHCCPTAAPIIHLGATSCYVGDNTDLIMLRDGFDILLPKLARVIDRLANFAEKYADLPTLGFTHYQPAQLTTVGKRACLWLQDLAMDMRNLQRARDDLRFRGVKGTTGTQASFLQLFQGDHDKVEELDRMVTEMAGFKKAYLVTGQTYSRKVDIDCLSSLASLGATVHKICTDIRLLANLKEIEEPFEKEQIGSSAMPYKRNPMRAERCCSLARHLVALMADPLQTASVQWLERTLDDSANRRISLPESFLTADIILSTLQNVTEGLVVYPKVIERHIRHELPFMATENIIMAMVKAGGNRQDCHEKIRVLSQEAAAVVKQEGGDNDLLARVQRDPYFAPILGQLDALLDPKTFIGRAPQQVARFLSEEVRPLLEPYKTKMDVKIELEL; translated from the exons ATGGAGGCAGCCGACGAGTTCATGAAGTACCGTTCCCCGCTGGTGTCCAGATATGCTAGCAAGGAAATGGCCTACAACTTCAGTGACAGGAAGAAATTCACAACCTGGAGGAAGCTGTGGATCTACCTGGCTAAGGCTGAGAAG GCTTTGGGTCTGCCCATCACGGACGCCCAGATCGGGGAGATGGAGAGCCATGCAGAGGACATTGACTTTGCCATGGCGGCTGAAGAAGAGCGTAAGCTCAGGCACGACGTCATGGCTCACGTCCACACCTTCGCACACTGCTGCCCCACTGCTGCTCCCATCATCCACCTCGGAGCCACCTCTTGCTACGTCGGAGACAATACT gATCTGATTATGCTGCGTGATGGATTTGACATTCTCTTGCCTAAG CTGGCCAGAGTCATCGATAGACTTGCAAACTTTGCAGAGAAATACGCTGACCTCCCCACGCTTGGCTTCACACACTACCA GCCTGCCCAGTTGACCACAGTTGGGAAGCGAGcttgtctgtggctgcaggacTTGGCCATGGACATGCGTAACCTCCAGAGAGCACGTGACGATCTTCGTTTCAGGGGGGTCAAGGGGACCACTGGGACTCAGGCCAGCTTCCTGCAGCTCTTTCAGGGGGACCATGACAAG GTGGAAGAGCTTGACAGGATGGTGACAGAGATGGCTGGCTTCAAAAA AGCATACCTGGTGACTGGACAGACGTATAGTCGTAAGGTGGACATAGACTGTTTGTCCAGCCTGGCCAGTTTGGGAGCTACTGTTCACAAG ATCTGTACAGACATCCGTCTGCTCGCCAACCTGAAGGAGATTGAGGAACCTTTTGAGAAAGAGCAGATTG GTTCCAGTGCCATGCCCTACAAGAGGAACCCCATGCGTGCGGAGCGTTGCTGCAGCTTGGCCCGACACCTGGTGGCGCTGATGGCCGACCCGCTGCAGACGGCCTCGGTGCAGTGGCTGGAGAGGACGCTGGACGACAGCGCTAACAG GAGGATCTCCCTGCCCGAGTCCTTCCTTACAGCGGACATCATCCTGAGCACGCTGCAGAACGTCACAGAGGGACTGGTGGTCTACCCCAAGGTCATTGAGCGACACATCCGCCATGAGcttcccttcatggccacagagAACATCATTATGGCCATGGTGAAGGCTGGAGGAAACAGACAG GACTGCCACGAGAAGATCCGCGTCCTGTCCCAGGaggcagcagctgtggtcaAACAGGAGGGTGGTGATAATGACCTTCTGGCCAGAGTCCAGCGTGACCCCTACTTCGCCCCCATCCTGGGGCAGCTGGACGCCCTGCTGGACCCCAAGACCTTTATTGGCCGAGCGCCGCAGCAG
- the si:dkey-110g7.8 gene encoding GTPase IMAP family member 8 — translation MAAVSSASDTGDARSRHPPERRLLILGGPQSGKTSTANTILGDEVFDVGTETTHSNVGQTEIYGRRVTVVDTPPWAIPADPEDDTEADNNDNAGAESDSLPQPPPSLDSEGPCMGAILCPPGPHAILLVISVTQPFTDTQRRAAEEQLGALGGGTWRYSMVLFTSVDKLPKGVFIEEHIANTGEALQWLVERCGSRYHAFDNTRKETEDNTQVPELMEKVEEMITDNQGWYFEVNELILLEEEQARRALEEERIRMEEHARQREQMIGGPPRELRLLLLGWKGVGKSSVGNSILGRRYFESGQETELCLRRQALVSGRRVTIVDTPGWDWFSVRRTPKRIRQESQRGAALLRPGPHTLLLVLPVVSSLTARKRRTLLAHIETLFGDSACLHTMVLFSCGDWLGRTPIEEHILRGGRELQRLLEYCGNYYHVLDSKTPGKDRSVSVLLDKIEEMIRENGDKAFLPIQTEWLSEESSYSSDNTEPEDDCRGCQLQ, via the exons ATGgctgctgtgtcctctgccTCTGACACTG GTGACGCCAGGAGCCGCCACCCCCCTGAGCGCAGACTGCTGATCCTGGGGGGCCCACAGTCCGGTAAGACCTCCACTGCCAACACCATCCTGGGTGACGAGGTCTTTGATGTTGGGACAGAGACAACTCACAGCAACGTGGGCCAGACAGAGATCTACGGCCGACGTGTCACCGTGGTCGACACCCCTCCGTGGGCCATCCCAGCTGACCCGGAGGATGACACAGAAGCTGACAACAACGACAACGCCGGCGCAGAATCGGACAGCCTGCCGCAACCCCCACCGAGCTTGGACAGCGAGGGGCCGTGCATGGGGGCCATTCTCTGCCCTCCTGGACCCCATGCAATACTGCTGGTGATTTCGGTCACACAGCCCTTCACTGATACCCAGAGAAGGGCCGCAGAGGAGCAACTGGGGGCCCTAGGCGGAGGGACCTGGAGGTATTCCATGGTGCTCTTTACTAGTGTGGACAAGCTTCCCAAAGGTGTCTTTATTGAGGAGCACATAGCGAACACTGGAGAGGCCCTGCAGTGGCTGGTGGAGAGATGTGGAAGCAG GTACCACGCCTTTGATAACACTCGGAAAGAGACCGAGGATAACACACAGGTACCCGAGCTGATGGAAAAGGTGGAGGAAATGATCACTGACAACCAAG GCTGGTACTTCGAGGTGAATGAGCTGATTTTACTGGAAGAAGAACAAGCCAGGAGAGCtctggaggaagagaggatcAGGATGGAGGAGCACGCAAGACAGAGGGAGCAGATGATTGGAGGACCTcccaggg AGTTGAGGTTGCTGTTGCTGGGCTGGAAGGGCGTTGGAAAGAGCTCAGTGGGGAACTCCATCCTGGGCCGTCGGTACTTTGAGTCAGGCCAAGAGACGGAGCTGTGCCTCAGGAGGCAGGCGCTCGTTTCCGGCCGCCGGGTCACCATCGTCGACACCCCAGGGTGGGACTGGTTCTCTGTGAGGCGAACCCCAAAGCGCATCCGCCAGGAGTCCCAGCGCGGAGCTGCCCTCCTGCGCCCTGGACCCCACACCCTGCTGCTGGTCCTCCCTGTCGTCTCGTCCCTCACGGCCAGGAAGAGGCGAACGCTCCTGGCTCACATAGAGACTCTGTTTGGTGACAGTGCTTGTCTCCACACCATGGTGCTCTTCAGCTGTGGTGACTGGCTGGGCCGCACGCCCATTGAGGAGCACATTCTTAGAGGCGGGCGTGAGCTGCAGAGACTTCTTGAATACTGTGGGAACTACTACCACGTCCTGGACAGTAAGACCCCTGGCAAAGACAGGAGTGTGTCAGTCCTACTGGATAAGATAGAGGAAATGATCAGGGAGAACGGTGATAAGGCTTTCCTCCCCATACAGACTGAGTGGT TGAGCGAGGAGAGCTCTTACTCTTCTGACAACACCGAGCCCGAGGACGACTGTCGAGGGTGCCAGCTGCAGTGA
- the atf4b gene encoding activating transcription factor 4b produces the protein MTMMMTNSQFGLEDMEDLLWGPSSPMADPMGSLFFHPDQEEYQEGGGTSLEGDTSPVSPLTSSSLSSSSSPPPFYSPPPSPPAVLLHGDKAGSESDLLSLPWLGQRGQLRCGQTVSDDKKEDPFSDLDWMAEKMDLSEFDLESLIGSCSPTEETPSSTEDLLASLDCPMELDSLPVPTLPTPAPSSLPSASLPRTPPPTLPAVYEDTSVVTVDDTDTAPSPPPCVPEPQEELEIKSEPVSPDPPSPQVESPSSPVYTLDLGSEVDVSESEVKPVLAPVVPQVQRLVLSLSPTRIVLVLAPKNEVGISTPTVTTTSEVICSSPPASPPQRSSRSRPYPEPKHKASLSSPSATSVKVKSPRGAGGDERVALKAPKDKKLKKMEQNKTAATRYRQKKRAEQDALLEEHAVLERKNMELTERAESMAREIKYLKELMEEVRLARIKKGLSADP, from the exons ATGACCATGATGATGACAAACTCACAGTTTGGCCTGGAAGACATGGAGGACCTTCTCTGGGGGCCTTCCTCTCCCATGGCTGACCCCATGGGCTCCCTGTTCTTTCACCCTGACCAAGAAGAATatcaggaaggaggaggaaccTCATTGGAGGGGGACACTTCACCTGTGTCACCCCTCACCTCCTCATCactgtcttcttcctcctctcctcctcccttctactctcctcctccctcgccGCCGGCCGTCCTCCTCCATGGGGACAAAGCCGGGAGTGAGTCTGACCTGCTCTCCCTACCCTGGTTGGGCCAACGTGGTCAGCTGAGATGTGGCCAGACAGTCTCAGATGACAAGAAAG AGGATCCATTTAGTGACCTGGACTGGATGGCTGAGAAGATGGATCTGAGTGAGTTTGACTTGGAGTCTCTGATTGGCTCCTGCAGTCCTACTGAAGAGACTCCCAGCTCTACAGAAGACCTCCTGGCCTCCCTAGATTGCCCCATGGAGCTCGACTCCCTCCCAGTgcccactctcccaactcctgCGCCCTCGAGtcttccctctgcttctcttccaaGAACACCTCCCCCCACACTTCCTGCTGTTTATGAAGATACTTCAGTTGTTACGGTGGATGACACTGAcactgccccctcccctcccccctgtGTCCCAGAGCCACAAGAGGAGCTTGAAATCAAATCTGAGCCTGTTTCTCCTGACCCACCCTCCCCCCAGGTTGAGTCTCCTTCCTCCCCAGTCTACACCCTGGACCTGGGCAGTGAGGTGGATGTCTCGGAGAGTGAGGTGAAGCCGGTGTTGGCTCCTGTGGTCCCTCAGGTCCAGAGGCTTGTACTCTCCCTTTCACCTACGCGCATTGTGCTCGTGCTGGCTCCCAAAAATGAAGTCGGGATCTCCACCCCTACTGTAACCACCACATCAGAGGTCATTTGCTCCTCCCCTCCTGCCTCCCCTCCGCAAAGGTCCTCTAGAAGCAGACCATACCCTGAGCCCAAACACAAAGCTAGCCTGTCCTCTCCCAGTGCCACCAGTGTCAAAGTCAAGTCCCCACGGGGTGCAGGTGGTGATGAGCGGGTAGCTTTGAAGGCACCAAAGGACAAGAAACTAAAGAAGATGGAGCAGAATAAGACAGCTGCCACACGTTacaggcagaagaagagggctGAGCAGGACGCGCTTTTGGAAGAGCATGCGGTGCTGGAGAGGAAGAATATGGAGCTGACTGAGAGGGCTGAATCCATGGCCAGGGAGATCAAGTACCTCAAAGAGCTGATGGAGGAGGTCCGCCTGGCCAGGATCAAAAAAGGTCTTAGTGCTGACCCCTAG
- the LOC121198497 gene encoding uncharacterized protein LOC121198497 isoform X2: protein MTPPKPPRTNYMMKSTITSSYVCPQPAYEDPDASMAPAVSTERTQNLSPPRPERPSPPSVYYDRPPSAMGIRSKNLTEESQQSTISSMRQTPVSPACSDEVVSLCGSYSEMSIDSTDRPAVPPRFRRPSLSCSASVYETSPLQTRPPPPLFNPPPPPSTGTPLESVYSETESRHYLDVLPEDENEMTQGRSMTCSRLRYQSGSFSSHLQTTEDTEDINGMLRWLKRVSKSDFMSPSVYGVSMEEEIRSFNQRAMNVSKALRLYNLLMMKRGELLRNVITEFSSISKSLDKMQKTTKTMGIAGGTTGAVGGVTAVVGIALAPMTMGVSLIATAVGAGMVASAGGLGAHSVKTNKKTVNRIKVEELVNEYKANVVDLEHCLDFILSGMNELRRFDIARLQRAGALPDALKMAHLSQSVFRNNLNHGRNASVSHTGGMSSERLLLAFVKEMDQYFTENNGQKLKKSKKSRFSGRVRLLAENLQDDLEYLNRMWEMFS from the exons ATGACG CCACCAAAACCCCCCAGGACAAACTACATGATGAAGTCCACTATCACCAGTTCCTATGTCTGCCCACAGCCAGCTTACGAAGACCCGGATGCAtcaatg GCTCCAGCTGTCAGTACTGAGAGGACACAAAATCTTTCTCCTCCCCGTCCTGAAcgcccctctcctccctcagtctATTATGACAGACCACCATCTGCAATGGGGATACGATCTAAG AACCTCACTGAGGAGTCTCAGCAATCCACAATCAGCTCCATGCGACAAACTCCAGTCTCACCAGCTTGCTCTGACGAAGTGGTGAGCCTCTGTGGGTCTTACAGTGAAATG TCCATAGACAGTACAGACAGACCTGCAGTTCCACCCCGATTCAGGCggccctccctctcctgctctgcctcaGTGTATGAAACCTCACCTCTACAG ACcagaccaccaccacctctatTCAACCCCCCACCACCGCCTTCAACAGGGACCCCACTGGAGTCCGTGTACAGTGAGACAGAGTCTCGTCACTACCTGGATGTTCTGCCAGAGGATGAAAATGAGATG ACACAAGGGAGGTCAATGACTTGTTCCAGGCTACGCTACCAGAGCGGCTCCTTCTCTTCACATCTACAGaccacagaggacacagag GACATCAATGGGATGTTGAGATGGCTAAAAAGAGTGTCAA AATCTGATTTCATGTCTCCGTCGGTGTATGGCGTCAGCATGGAGGAGGAAATCAG ATCGTTTAACCAGAGAGCCATGAATGTGAGCAAGGCCCTGCGCCTCTACAACCTTCTCATGATGAAACGCGGTGAACTCCTGAGGAACGTCATCACGGAGTTCAGCTCCATCTCCAAGAGCCTGGACAAGATGCAGAAGACGACCAAAACCATGGGCATCGCTGGAGGCACCACAGGTGCTGTGGGAGGGGTGACAGCAGTGGTGGGCATTGCCTTGGCTCCTATGACCATGGGGGTCTCACTGATTGCTACAGCTGTCGGTGCTGGCATGGTGGCATCGGCTGGGGGTTTGGGCGCCCACTCTGTTAAGACCAACAAGAAGACTGTGAATAGGATAAAAGTGGAGGAACTAGTAAACGAATATAAGGCAAACGTTGTTGACCTGGAACATTGTCTGGATTTTATCCTCTCTGGGATGAATGAGCTGCGAAGGTTTGACATTGCCAGGTTACAGAGGGCAGGAGCGCTGCCCGACGCACTGAAGATGGCACATctgtcacagtctgtgtttaggAATAACCTGAACCATGGCAGGAAcgcctctgtctcacacacaggtgGCATGTCATCTGAGAGGCTGCTCCTGGCTTTTGTTAAGGAAATGGATCAgtattttacagaaaacaatGGTCAGAAGTTGAAGAAGTCGAAGAAGAGCAGGTTTTCAGGTAGGGTCCGCCTGCTGGCTGAAAATCTGCAGGATGACCTGGAGTACCTGAATCGTATGTGGGAGATGTTTAGCTGA
- the LOC121198497 gene encoding uncharacterized protein LOC121198497 isoform X1 has protein sequence MTPPKPPRTNYMMKSTITSSYVCPQPAYEDPDASMPAIIDGGQSEVKVKPVPRPRSKLHPMVQSITNNTVDSVDKTSNTTNGVSPQYYEYPIDYRRPCPVRPPPKPPITKFLTSSKPTAACEGGSQHMSSNTEPDVKAPAVSTERTQNLSPPRPERPSPPSVYYDRPPSAMGIRSKNLTEESQQSTISSMRQTPVSPACSDEVVSLCGSYSEMSIDSTDRPAVPPRFRRPSLSCSASVYETSPLQTRPPPPLFNPPPPPSTGTPLESVYSETESRHYLDVLPEDENEMTQGRSMTCSRLRYQSGSFSSHLQTTEDTEDINGMLRWLKRVSKSDFMSPSVYGVSMEEEIRSFNQRAMNVSKALRLYNLLMMKRGELLRNVITEFSSISKSLDKMQKTTKTMGIAGGTTGAVGGVTAVVGIALAPMTMGVSLIATAVGAGMVASAGGLGAHSVKTNKKTVNRIKVEELVNEYKANVVDLEHCLDFILSGMNELRRFDIARLQRAGALPDALKMAHLSQSVFRNNLNHGRNASVSHTGGMSSERLLLAFVKEMDQYFTENNGQKLKKSKKSRFSGRVRLLAENLQDDLEYLNRMWEMFS, from the exons ATGACG CCACCAAAACCCCCCAGGACAAACTACATGATGAAGTCCACTATCACCAGTTCCTATGTCTGCCCACAGCCAGCTTACGAAGACCCGGATGCAtcaatg cctgCCATCATAGATGGAGGCCAGTCAGAGGTtaaagtcaagcctgtgcctcgTCCCAGGTCTAAATTACATCCGATGGTTCAGAGTATCACCAACAACACTGTTGACTCTGTAGACAAAACTAGCAATACAACCAATGGAGTG AGCCCCCAATACTATGAATATCCTATCGACTACAGGAGGCCTTGTCCTGTTCGTCCTCCTCCTAAACCACCAATTACCAAATTTCTGACCTCCAGTAAACCCACAGCAGCCTGTGAAGGAGGCAGCCAACATATGAGTTCAAATACCGAGCCAGATGTGAAG GCTCCAGCTGTCAGTACTGAGAGGACACAAAATCTTTCTCCTCCCCGTCCTGAAcgcccctctcctccctcagtctATTATGACAGACCACCATCTGCAATGGGGATACGATCTAAG AACCTCACTGAGGAGTCTCAGCAATCCACAATCAGCTCCATGCGACAAACTCCAGTCTCACCAGCTTGCTCTGACGAAGTGGTGAGCCTCTGTGGGTCTTACAGTGAAATG TCCATAGACAGTACAGACAGACCTGCAGTTCCACCCCGATTCAGGCggccctccctctcctgctctgcctcaGTGTATGAAACCTCACCTCTACAG ACcagaccaccaccacctctatTCAACCCCCCACCACCGCCTTCAACAGGGACCCCACTGGAGTCCGTGTACAGTGAGACAGAGTCTCGTCACTACCTGGATGTTCTGCCAGAGGATGAAAATGAGATG ACACAAGGGAGGTCAATGACTTGTTCCAGGCTACGCTACCAGAGCGGCTCCTTCTCTTCACATCTACAGaccacagaggacacagag GACATCAATGGGATGTTGAGATGGCTAAAAAGAGTGTCAA AATCTGATTTCATGTCTCCGTCGGTGTATGGCGTCAGCATGGAGGAGGAAATCAG ATCGTTTAACCAGAGAGCCATGAATGTGAGCAAGGCCCTGCGCCTCTACAACCTTCTCATGATGAAACGCGGTGAACTCCTGAGGAACGTCATCACGGAGTTCAGCTCCATCTCCAAGAGCCTGGACAAGATGCAGAAGACGACCAAAACCATGGGCATCGCTGGAGGCACCACAGGTGCTGTGGGAGGGGTGACAGCAGTGGTGGGCATTGCCTTGGCTCCTATGACCATGGGGGTCTCACTGATTGCTACAGCTGTCGGTGCTGGCATGGTGGCATCGGCTGGGGGTTTGGGCGCCCACTCTGTTAAGACCAACAAGAAGACTGTGAATAGGATAAAAGTGGAGGAACTAGTAAACGAATATAAGGCAAACGTTGTTGACCTGGAACATTGTCTGGATTTTATCCTCTCTGGGATGAATGAGCTGCGAAGGTTTGACATTGCCAGGTTACAGAGGGCAGGAGCGCTGCCCGACGCACTGAAGATGGCACATctgtcacagtctgtgtttaggAATAACCTGAACCATGGCAGGAAcgcctctgtctcacacacaggtgGCATGTCATCTGAGAGGCTGCTCCTGGCTTTTGTTAAGGAAATGGATCAgtattttacagaaaacaatGGTCAGAAGTTGAAGAAGTCGAAGAAGAGCAGGTTTTCAGGTAGGGTCCGCCTGCTGGCTGAAAATCTGCAGGATGACCTGGAGTACCTGAATCGTATGTGGGAGATGTTTAGCTGA
- the napsa gene encoding napsin-A translates to MTRLEIHIIAALLITQSVAIIRVPLHKTRSLRRTMSDSGMSLEELRAFAQRTGAADSSSPSPKLPVERLTNFMDAQYYGEISIGTPPQDFTVLFDTGSSNLWVPSIHCSFLDVACWLHHRYNSKKSSTYVKNGTEFSIQYGRGSLSGFISEDTVSVAGLSVPGQQFGEAVKQPGITFAVARFDGILGMAYPSISVANVVPVFDTAMAAKLLPQNVFSFYISRDQTAAVGGELILGGTDPQYYTGDLHYVNVTRKAYWQIKMNGVEVGSQLTLCKAGCQAIVDTGTSFLVGPREEIRALQKVIGALPLLMGEYFIDCKKIPSLPVISFNIGGKMLNLTGEDYVVKESQLGVSICLSGFMAMDIPPPAGPLWILGDVFIGKYYTVFDRSADRVGFAPAK, encoded by the exons ATGACACGGCTGGAAATCCATATCATCGCGGCGCTGCTGATAACACAAAGCGTTGCCATCATAAG AGTTCCCCTGCATAAAACCAGAAGCCTGCGCCGCACGATGAGCGACAGTGGCATGTCCCTGGAGGAGCTTCGGGCTTTTGCGCAGCGTACCggagcagcagacagcagctctcCCTCCCCGAAGTTGCCCGTGGAGAGGCTGACCAACTTCATGGAT GCTCAGTACTATGGAGAGATCAGCATCGGCACCCCCCCTCAGGACTTCACTGTGCTGTTTGACACTGGCTCCTCCAACCTTTGGGTGCCCTCCATTCACTGCTCCTTCCTTGATGTGGCCTGCT GGCTTCATCATCGTTACAACTCGAAGAAGTCGAGCACATATGTTAAGAATGGCACAGAGTTCTCCATCCAGTACGGCAGAGGAAGCTTGTCAGGTTTCATAAGCGAGGACACAGTCTCT GTTGCAGGTCTGTCTGTTCCTGGTCAGCAGTTTGGTGAAGCTGTGAAGCAGCCTGGCATCACATTTGCTGTTGCACGGTTCGATGGGATCTTGGGCATGGCCTACCCCTCCATATCAGTAGCTAATGTTGTCCCGGTGTTTGACACAGCCATGGCTGCCAAGCTGCTGCCCCAGAACGTCTTCTCTTTCTACATAAGCAG AGACCAGACAGCAGCGGTAGGAGGAGAACTGATCCTGGGTGGGACAGATCCGCAGTACTACACCGGAGACCTGCACTATGTTAATGTCACACGCAAGGCCTACTGGCAGATTAAGATGAATGG AGTTGAAGTCGGCAGCCAGCTGACTCTTTGCAAAGCCGGTTGCCAGGCTATTGTCGACACGGGAACGTCCTTTCTCGTAGGTCCTCGAGAGGAAATCAGAGCGCTGCAGAAAGTCATTGGAGCTCTGCCCCTGTTGATGGGAGAG TATTTCATTGACTGTAAGAAGATTCCGTCTCTCCCCGTCATCTCCTTCAACATCGGAGGGAAGATGCTCAACTTGACAGGAGAGGATTATGTAGTGAAG GAGTCTCAGTTGGGTGTATCAATCTGTCTGTCAGGCTTCATGGCAATGGATATCCCGCCTCCTGCAGGGCCCCTGTGGATTCTGGGAGATGTATTCATCGGGAAGTACTACACTGTGTTTGACAGGAGCGCTGATCGTGTGGGGTTTGCCCCAGCCAAGTAG
- the mief1 gene encoding mitochondrial dynamics protein MID51, whose amino-acid sequence MAGVNGDRKGKKDDNGIGTAIDFMLSNAKLVLGVGGAAMLGIATLAVKRMYDRAISAPTSPTKMEQTGKRSWEEPAWMGSSPRVLNHDMKSTVSRSLQSLPTSSHAFEPDCLRRAMGRAAVGGSGATQSDLLRARMRLSLQEHLWEFYQTNVNIPTEEQAMARRAALDICAELRVFLHAKLPDMPLREMYLSGSLYDDLQVVTADHAQLMVPLILEKNLWSSIPGEDTIMNVPGFWLVRRENLEYFPRNSSYWDRCMVGGYLSPKSVLEVFEKLVAGSINWPAIGSVLDYVIRPVVPSETLTLEVQYETDRKLYVDFLPLLVMEDGTSLIAKPHRLAAERHENLWRQSFRVAETARLRALDQEDGGCRCTCLKVAKAVCKLNPALNRLNASQLTNAILLLSEKEGDWTQEALADRFLQLLRALVGHLEAGRLPCALSPKVNLFCELTEQEVDELGYTLYCALSDPEGLLRTAVAQPPLP is encoded by the exons ATGGCAGGGGTGAACGGAGACCGTAAAGGGAAGAAAGATGATAATGGGATTGGCACAGCCATTGACTTCATGCTTTCCAATGCTAAGCTTGTGCTGGGGGTGGGAGGAGCAGCCATGCTTGGTATTGCAACACTAGCTGTTAAAAGA ATGTATGACCGTGCCATAAGTGCTCCCACCAGCCCCACCAAGATGGAGCAGACAGGAAAGAGAAGCTGGGAGGAGCCCGCCTGGATGGGTTCGTCGCCGCGGGTACTGAACCATGACATGAAGTCCACAGTTAGCAGGTCACTACAGTCTCTGCCCACTTCCTCACATGCTTTTGAACCAG ACTGTCTGCGGAGGGCCATGGGACGAGCTGCTGTGGGAGGCAGTGGGGCCACTCAGTCCGACCTGCTGCGTGCCCGGATGCGTTTGTCCCTTCAGGAACATCTGTGGGAGTTCTACCAGACTAATGTGAACATTCCCACTGAGGAGCAGGCTATGGCAAGGAGGGCAGCGCTGGACATCTGTGCGGAGCTCAGAGTGTTTCTTCATGCCAAACTGCCGGACATGCCTCTTAGAGAGATGTACCTGAGTGGCAGTCTGTATGATGACCTGCAG GTGGTGACAGCAGACCATGCCCAGCTTATGGTGCCTCTTATCTTGGAGAAGAATCTGTGGTCGTCCATCCCTGGGGAGGACACCATCATGAATGTCCCGGGTTTCTGGCTCGTCCGCAGGGAGAACCTGGAATATTTCCCAAGGAATAGCAGCTACTGGGACCGCTGCATGGTCGGAGGTTACCTCTCCCCCAAATCAGTCCTCGAGGTCTTTGAAAAGCTTGTGGCTGGCTCCATCAACTGGCCAGCTATAGGGAGTGTCCTTGACTACGTCATCCGTCCTGTGGTTCCCTCAGAAACGTTGACCCTGGAGGTACAGTATGAGACGGACAGAAAGCTGTATGTGGACTTCCTACCATTACTTGTGATGGAGGATGGAACCTCACTGATCGCTAAACCACATCGGCTCGCTGCAGAGCGCCATGAAAACCTGTGGCGGCAGAGCTTCCGAGTTGCTGAAACAGCGCGGCTCAGGGCACTGGATCAGGAGGACGGAGGCTGCAGATGCACCTGCCTCAAGGTGGCAAAGGCGGTGTGCAAGCTCAACCCTGCCCTTAACCGGCTAAACGCCAGCCAGCTCACCAACGCCATCTTGTTGCTGAGCGAAAAAGAAGGTGACTGGACCCAGGAAGCACTGGCTGACCGCTTCCTCCAGCTTCTACGAGCACTAGTGGGACACTTAGAGGCCGGGAGGCTGCCGTGTGCCCTCAGCCCTAAAGTTAACTTATTTTGTGAGCTGACagaacaggaagtggacgagCTGGGGTACACTCTCTACTGTGCCCTCTCAGATCCTGAGGGGCTGCTGAGAACTGCTGTGGCACAGCCCCCCCTTCCCTGA
- the LOC121198512 gene encoding MIEF1 upstream open reading frame protein-like, translating to MGGWSRSAVLELYRALLRAGRHLQYTDRNYYRRAVAREFRRCQALTVPEDKEDALKRGQFFLSSRLGGLM from the coding sequence ATGGGCGGCTGGTCTCGCAGTGCCGTGCTGGAGCTGTACCGGGCGCTGCTCCGTGCAGGGCGTCACCTTCAGTACACTGACCGTAATTACTATCGTCGTGCCGTGGCTCGCGAGTTTCGCCGCTGCCAAGCCCTGACGGTACCTGAAGATAAGGAGGACGCACTGAAAAGGGGCCAGTTCTTCCTCAGCAGCCGACTGGGTGGGCTTATGTAG